From Endozoicomonas sp. 8E, the proteins below share one genomic window:
- a CDS encoding siderophore-interacting protein: MARSPARVLSVKSIESLSPHMKRVILTGESLSDFPSGQASAYVKLVFDNPAMPEKPLQRSYTVVSSDQRAQHLTIDFAVHCYNSDQGPAARWLEGANIGDPVLVSGPGPTKLVDLEADWFVMTGDLTALPAIRANIEILPAHAKGYAVLEIPHQDDQQAMALEASSIPEGMEIIWVINPHPGQQKELLRDALANLPHLPGSPYLWAASELNAVLEIRNWVNRESLAPRSSRYISSYWQLGLPDEAHKVQKRERLTE; the protein is encoded by the coding sequence ATGGCAAGATCTCCTGCAAGAGTGCTATCTGTAAAGAGTATTGAATCCCTGAGCCCTCATATGAAGCGGGTTATCCTGACCGGAGAATCTCTTTCTGATTTTCCATCAGGTCAAGCCAGCGCCTACGTAAAGCTGGTATTTGATAACCCTGCAATGCCCGAGAAACCGCTCCAGAGAAGTTACACCGTGGTTTCCTCTGATCAGCGTGCACAACATTTGACGATTGATTTCGCAGTTCATTGCTATAACAGTGATCAGGGGCCTGCTGCACGCTGGCTGGAGGGTGCCAATATCGGCGATCCAGTTTTAGTATCTGGACCAGGCCCTACCAAACTGGTTGACCTCGAAGCGGACTGGTTTGTTATGACCGGAGACCTGACCGCACTTCCAGCCATTCGTGCAAACATAGAGATTCTACCTGCCCATGCAAAAGGCTATGCAGTTCTGGAAATTCCTCACCAGGATGACCAGCAAGCCATGGCCCTTGAAGCTTCGTCGATCCCTGAAGGCATGGAAATTATCTGGGTTATAAACCCTCATCCAGGCCAACAAAAGGAGCTTTTAAGAGACGCTCTGGCCAACCTGCCCCACTTGCCAGGAAGCCCCTATCTATGGGCTGCCAGTGAACTGAACGCTGTGCTGGAGATCAGAAACTGGGTGAATCGAGAATCCCTGGCCCCCCGCTCTTCACGTTATATCAGCAGTTACTGGCAGCTTGGCCTCCCGGACGAAGCTCATAAGGTACAAAAGAGAGAGAGACTGACTGAGTGA
- a CDS encoding NAD(P)/FAD-dependent oxidoreductase, with product MPLTRALQSDYDAIIIGAGASGLMCALTAGYRGRNVLVLDHANKIGKKIIISGGGRCNFTNLYTEPAHYLSNNSHFCKSALARYTQWDFQALVDKYQVAWHEKTLGQLFCDNRSKDIVDLLVSECQDAGVTIRAKARVESIKPNKSSGYALATNIGGFFSQSLVVATGGLSFPTMGATGFGYQIAEQFGHRLIEQKPALVPFTMNQDWLKHFEELSGVSSEVIASCNGQSFRENILFTHRGVSGPVILQISSYWNPGDTVSINWIPGADIHGWLQSCTGQRPRAQTATILSEHMTKRLSQALCGQGQLRLLTDNGQKLMAQYTPAELEDLVQALENWELKPSGTEGYKKAEVTLGGVDTAKVSSKTFESRIQPGLFFIGEVLDVTGHLGGFNFQWAWASGHCAGQYV from the coding sequence ATGCCCCTGACCAGAGCTCTGCAGTCTGACTACGATGCCATTATCATAGGTGCCGGTGCATCGGGTCTTATGTGCGCGCTCACAGCTGGCTATCGTGGTCGTAACGTTCTTGTGTTGGATCACGCCAACAAAATTGGCAAGAAAATTATTATTTCAGGGGGGGGACGTTGTAACTTCACCAACCTCTATACCGAACCTGCCCATTACCTTTCGAATAACTCGCACTTCTGTAAGTCAGCGCTGGCACGCTATACCCAGTGGGATTTTCAGGCGCTTGTAGATAAGTATCAGGTGGCTTGGCATGAAAAAACGCTGGGGCAGCTTTTCTGCGACAATCGTTCAAAGGATATCGTCGACCTTCTGGTCAGCGAGTGTCAGGATGCAGGTGTCACCATTCGAGCCAAGGCCCGTGTTGAATCCATAAAGCCTAATAAATCTTCGGGTTATGCGCTGGCAACCAACATTGGCGGATTCTTCAGTCAGTCACTGGTAGTGGCAACCGGTGGTCTGTCATTCCCGACGATGGGAGCCACGGGGTTTGGTTACCAGATAGCGGAACAGTTTGGCCACAGACTGATTGAGCAAAAGCCTGCACTGGTGCCTTTTACCATGAATCAGGACTGGCTTAAGCACTTTGAAGAGCTTTCCGGTGTTAGCTCAGAAGTGATCGCCAGCTGCAATGGACAGTCTTTTCGGGAAAATATTCTGTTCACCCATCGTGGTGTCAGCGGGCCGGTCATTTTACAGATTTCATCCTATTGGAATCCGGGGGATACGGTTTCCATTAATTGGATTCCCGGTGCAGATATTCATGGTTGGCTTCAGTCCTGTACCGGGCAAAGACCCAGGGCACAGACGGCAACAATCTTGTCTGAACATATGACTAAAAGGTTGTCTCAAGCCTTATGTGGTCAAGGTCAACTGAGACTATTAACCGACAATGGTCAAAAACTGATGGCACAGTACACGCCGGCTGAGCTTGAAGACCTGGTCCAGGCACTGGAAAACTGGGAATTGAAACCCTCTGGTACAGAAGGCTATAAAAAAGCAGAAGTCACCCTGGGTGGTGTGGACACTGCGAAAGTCTCTTCGAAAACATTTGAGAGCCGCATCCAGCCGGGGCTTTTCTTTATCGGTGAGGTTCTGGATGTTACCGGCCATTTGGGCGGCTTTAACTTCCAATGGGCCTGGGCTTCAGGTCATTGTGCCGGGCAGTATGTTTAA
- a CDS encoding SdiA-regulated domain-containing protein, translated as MKNSRKLFLGIIVILILAVVAIKYFDINDKLYNEYLSHTVPSEQWANAIALSDYKLVAGPVKLADAGDQVSGVTWSPVTDSLYVVSGGGSSIHVLEYDRNGNLKRKLKSNLNADVEGIAWADGDRFIVVNERQQELLLVDIKPDSNEIDFSSASTFTFGIGEGGNKGFEGIAWDPETKSIYVLKERDPIRIFRIDGFTEQGKERKLVISEQEEMEESLRFFNRDLSGMHFDTASRHFVLLSDQSDSLTELDENGEAVSVMVLEKGWHGLKNTIEQPEGVTMDRQGTVFIVGEPDDLYIFRKSTVSE; from the coding sequence ATGAAGAACTCCAGAAAACTTTTCCTCGGGATCATTGTCATTCTGATTCTGGCCGTGGTTGCTATTAAATATTTCGATATCAATGACAAACTTTACAATGAATACCTGTCCCATACAGTACCCAGCGAACAGTGGGCAAATGCCATTGCGTTGAGTGATTATAAGTTGGTGGCCGGGCCTGTGAAACTCGCTGATGCAGGTGATCAGGTATCCGGAGTGACATGGAGTCCTGTTACCGATTCCCTTTATGTTGTATCCGGAGGAGGTTCTTCGATCCACGTCCTGGAGTACGACCGGAATGGAAACCTCAAGAGAAAACTGAAATCCAATCTTAATGCTGATGTAGAAGGTATTGCCTGGGCTGATGGCGATCGTTTTATTGTTGTCAACGAACGTCAGCAAGAATTGTTGCTGGTAGACATTAAACCGGATTCGAATGAGATCGACTTCTCCAGTGCGTCCACTTTTACCTTTGGCATAGGAGAAGGAGGCAACAAAGGTTTTGAGGGCATTGCCTGGGATCCAGAGACAAAATCGATCTACGTCCTCAAAGAGAGAGACCCCATCCGGATTTTTCGTATTGATGGTTTCACCGAGCAGGGTAAAGAGAGAAAGCTGGTGATTAGTGAGCAGGAAGAAATGGAAGAAAGCCTGAGGTTTTTCAATCGGGACCTGTCAGGGATGCACTTCGATACGGCTTCAAGGCATTTTGTTTTGCTCAGTGATCAGTCCGATTCTTTGACAGAGCTGGACGAAAATGGAGAGGCCGTCAGTGTTATGGTGCTTGAGAAGGGCTGGCATGGATTGAAGAATACAATTGAGCAGCCAGAAGGGGTTACTATGGACAGACAGGGAACGGTGTTTATTGTCGGGGAGCCTGACGACCTCTACATATTCAGGAAGAGTACTGTGTCTGAATGA
- the truC gene encoding tRNA pseudouridine(65) synthase TruC has protein sequence MSEESPETLEIIYQDQWLVAVNKPSGLLVHRSMIDRNETRFALQIVRNQVGQHVYPLHRLDKPTSGVLVFALSPEVARLAGKQFEEGLVEKTYLAVVRGYAPESGVIDHPLKEELDKMTDRKARQDKLAQEAVTVYERLATVELPLAIERYPTSRYSLVRAWPKTGRKHQIRRHMKHIAHPIIGDAKHGKGVHNRYFAKHFSAGRLLLACTELELTHPFTRERLLLTASLDSVFSDLMTRFGWNRSFHRKGE, from the coding sequence ATGTCAGAAGAGAGCCCGGAAACACTGGAAATCATTTACCAGGATCAGTGGCTGGTAGCGGTTAATAAACCGTCGGGTTTGTTGGTGCATCGTTCCATGATTGACCGGAATGAAACCCGGTTTGCTTTGCAGATCGTCAGAAATCAGGTAGGTCAGCATGTTTATCCACTGCATCGTCTGGATAAACCGACGTCCGGTGTTTTAGTGTTTGCCCTGTCGCCTGAGGTTGCCCGGCTGGCTGGAAAACAATTTGAGGAAGGGCTGGTGGAGAAAACCTATCTGGCAGTCGTCAGGGGTTATGCGCCAGAGTCTGGCGTGATTGATCATCCTCTGAAAGAAGAGCTGGATAAAATGACAGACCGCAAGGCCCGGCAGGACAAACTGGCCCAGGAGGCGGTCACCGTTTATGAAAGACTGGCGACCGTTGAGCTGCCTCTTGCCATAGAAAGATACCCAACGAGTCGCTACTCCCTGGTAAGAGCCTGGCCTAAAACGGGAAGGAAACATCAGATTCGTCGGCATATGAAGCATATAGCCCACCCGATCATTGGCGATGCCAAACATGGGAAGGGGGTTCATAATCGATACTTTGCCAAACACTTTTCAGCAGGTAGATTGCTACTGGCCTGTACTGAGCTTGAATTAACTCATCCCTTTACCCGTGAACGACTTCTTTTGACTGCTTCGCTGGATAGTGTCTTCTCTGATCTGATGACTCGCTTTGGCTGGAACAGATCATTTCATCGGAAAGGTGAGTGA
- a CDS encoding Fic family protein: protein MHTLERLSDYRFTASQLGHFRQMGEFRGRQPHTLRQQAEILDTLRQVATLESVEYGNSLENIVVSKEALRKLVQYEIKPATPAERQTAGYRDVLDRVREPAEHTNVSPGLIRQLHATLYSHFPHEGGRWKATNKDIVERDSEGNRIGVLYRTVPATETPKAMEFTVALYHQCLEKTIEPLLVVSCAVLDFLCIHPFSDGNTRISRLIATLMLSINGYDICRYISLERIFAQNEQAYMNALQLSVKGWHEGTHNPMPWINFFLDSVIKAYEELELRVDALQNQGSRAPKSQLIAMAIDNAEGPFSVADICIQLPTVSRELVKKVVQQKRRDGELKPIGKGRGAHWERV, encoded by the coding sequence ATGCATACGCTGGAACGCTTGTCAGACTATCGATTTACTGCCTCCCAGTTGGGGCACTTCAGACAGATGGGAGAGTTCCGGGGGCGGCAGCCTCATACTCTGCGTCAACAAGCTGAGATTCTGGATACTCTCAGGCAGGTAGCTACTCTGGAATCTGTGGAGTATGGCAACAGTCTTGAGAACATTGTCGTCAGCAAGGAAGCATTAAGAAAACTGGTGCAATATGAGATTAAGCCAGCCACCCCTGCTGAAAGGCAAACAGCGGGGTATCGCGATGTACTGGACAGGGTCAGGGAGCCTGCAGAGCACACCAATGTTTCCCCGGGCTTGATCCGGCAGCTTCATGCCACTCTATACAGCCATTTCCCTCATGAGGGAGGACGCTGGAAAGCGACCAACAAAGATATTGTAGAGCGTGATTCAGAGGGGAATCGGATCGGGGTTCTTTATCGAACTGTTCCGGCTACAGAAACGCCGAAAGCGATGGAGTTCACCGTGGCGCTCTATCATCAGTGTCTGGAAAAGACGATAGAGCCTTTGTTGGTGGTGAGTTGTGCGGTATTGGATTTTCTCTGCATACACCCATTCAGTGACGGTAATACCCGGATTTCCCGCCTTATTGCTACCCTCATGCTTTCCATTAATGGCTATGATATTTGTCGCTATATCAGTCTGGAAAGAATCTTTGCTCAGAATGAGCAGGCATATATGAATGCCCTTCAACTTAGTGTTAAAGGTTGGCATGAAGGGACCCATAACCCCATGCCCTGGATTAACTTCTTTCTGGACAGTGTGATCAAAGCGTATGAAGAGCTTGAGTTAAGGGTGGATGCCTTGCAAAACCAGGGTAGCCGTGCTCCCAAGTCGCAGTTGATTGCTATGGCTATTGACAATGCAGAGGGTCCCTTTTCGGTGGCTGATATTTGTATCCAGTTGCCTACGGTCAGTCGTGAGCTGGTAAAGAAGGTGGTTCAGCAGAAACGAAGAGATGGCGAGTTGAAGCCCATTGGCAAAGGGCGAGGGGCTCATTGGGAAAGAGTCTAG
- a CDS encoding cytochrome b, whose amino-acid sequence MTPAKYPVLMRLLHWLMAITILSIIASGWYMAGLSKDVSYKYDIYPWHKSFGILVLLLVVIRILIRWFSKVPELPKGLPNREKVLARITHYSLYALMILVPLSGLTMSDAGGRDVFFFGIQLPEFMEDNKELAGTLHTIHSYIPYAFLAIIALHMVGALKHRFMDKPENDVLGRML is encoded by the coding sequence ATGACACCTGCAAAATATCCGGTACTGATGAGACTGCTTCATTGGCTGATGGCCATTACCATCCTGAGTATCATTGCCAGTGGCTGGTATATGGCAGGCCTGTCCAAGGACGTCAGCTATAAATACGACATTTACCCCTGGCACAAGTCTTTCGGCATCCTTGTACTGCTGCTGGTTGTCATTCGTATTCTGATACGATGGTTCAGCAAAGTGCCCGAGCTACCCAAGGGATTGCCCAACCGTGAAAAGGTATTGGCCAGGATCACCCATTATTCGCTCTATGCCCTGATGATCCTTGTGCCTCTGAGCGGTCTTACCATGTCGGATGCAGGAGGGCGTGATGTTTTCTTCTTTGGCATCCAACTGCCCGAATTTATGGAAGACAACAAAGAGCTGGCAGGAACCCTTCATACCATTCATTCCTATATTCCCTATGCATTTCTGGCGATCATAGCCCTTCACATGGTGGGGGCACTCAAACACCGGTTCATGGACAAGCCTGAAAACGATGTGCTGGGCAGAATGCTGTGA
- a CDS encoding RING finger protein, protein MNGITPPGSPNNQSPYQQETDQCPICLELFDGREVTVLDPCNHMFHENCLETWLRQNTTCPYCRTIVRERAVEPFPDVIVERISRRGGSAGGSATFYPDGRLIPWHR, encoded by the coding sequence ATGAACGGAATCACACCACCCGGCAGCCCAAATAATCAGTCACCTTATCAACAGGAGACCGATCAATGCCCTATTTGTCTTGAACTTTTTGACGGAAGGGAAGTCACGGTTCTTGATCCATGCAACCATATGTTTCACGAAAACTGCCTGGAGACTTGGCTACGGCAAAATACAACCTGTCCTTATTGCAGGACCATCGTCAGGGAAAGGGCAGTAGAACCATTTCCTGATGTGATAGTGGAACGTATATCGAGAAGAGGTGGTAGTGCTGGTGGTAGTGCGACTTTCTATCCAGATGGGCGGCTGATACCGTGGCACCGTTAA
- the can gene encoding carbonate dehydratase, with amino-acid sequence MRRLKELFDQNREWSDAVREKEPDFFEQLSQQQAPKYLWIGCSDSRVPANQITGLLPGELFVHRNVANQVIHTDLNCLSVIQFAVEYLKVEHIIVTGHYGCGGVEAAVKNGKLGLIDNWLRHIQDVEHKHQTFLDTLGSQEEVFERMYELNVVEQALNVCQTPIVRDAWLRGQDLTVHSWIYGLKDGLLRDLGLCVSDPESLHGLYSDAIRQITSAADG; translated from the coding sequence ATGCGCAGACTCAAGGAGCTGTTCGACCAAAACCGTGAATGGTCAGATGCTGTTCGGGAAAAGGAACCTGATTTTTTTGAACAACTTTCTCAACAACAGGCCCCCAAATACCTGTGGATAGGCTGCTCTGACAGCCGGGTACCTGCCAATCAGATCACTGGCCTGCTGCCTGGTGAGCTGTTTGTTCATCGGAATGTAGCCAACCAGGTCATTCACACCGATCTCAACTGTCTCTCTGTTATTCAATTTGCCGTTGAGTACCTGAAAGTGGAGCACATTATAGTGACCGGACACTACGGCTGCGGCGGCGTAGAGGCAGCGGTAAAGAATGGCAAACTCGGCCTGATTGATAACTGGCTGCGTCATATTCAGGATGTAGAGCACAAACACCAGACATTCCTGGACACTCTGGGCAGTCAGGAAGAAGTCTTCGAGCGCATGTATGAGCTGAATGTTGTAGAACAGGCTCTGAATGTCTGCCAGACCCCCATCGTCAGGGATGCCTGGCTGCGAGGGCAGGACCTGACGGTCCACAGCTGGATCTATGGGCTGAAAGACGGCCTTCTGAGGGACCTGGGATTATGTGTCTCTGATCCTGAAAGCCTGCATGGACTTTACAGCGATGCCATCAGGCAGATCACCAGTGCAGCTGATGGATGA
- the pyrF gene encoding orotidine-5'-phosphate decarboxylase → MRFLDQVQAAMGKNNSLLCVGLDPLPEKFPAHIQALEQPILEFNRFIIDATADLVCAYKPQAAHYHARGAEDELAQTIEYIKDNYPDIPVILDSKRGDIGSTADQYAAEAFDRYGADAITVNPYMGIDTIAPFSRYEDKGTIILCRTSNPGAAAIQNLKVGDDFLYEVIARMAKEEWNSHNNLLLVVGATNPEELKRIRAITGDMTFLVPGLGAQGGDVEATVKNGLNSQGEGIIVNSSRGIIYAGSDENFAEAARAAAIELRDQVNQYR, encoded by the coding sequence ATGCGTTTTCTGGATCAGGTTCAGGCGGCTATGGGTAAGAACAACTCTTTACTCTGCGTAGGTCTGGACCCTCTACCCGAGAAGTTTCCCGCCCACATTCAGGCGCTCGAGCAACCTATTCTGGAATTTAACCGCTTTATTATTGATGCCACTGCTGACTTAGTGTGTGCTTACAAACCCCAGGCCGCCCATTATCATGCCCGTGGTGCAGAAGACGAACTGGCCCAGACCATCGAATACATCAAGGATAATTACCCGGATATCCCGGTCATTCTGGACTCAAAACGGGGTGATATTGGCAGCACGGCTGATCAGTATGCGGCAGAAGCCTTTGATCGCTACGGCGCAGATGCGATCACCGTCAACCCCTACATGGGCATCGACACCATTGCGCCTTTCAGCCGATATGAAGACAAGGGCACCATCATCCTTTGTCGAACCTCCAACCCCGGAGCTGCGGCGATCCAGAACCTGAAGGTCGGTGACGACTTCCTCTATGAAGTGATTGCCCGTATGGCCAAAGAAGAGTGGAACAGCCATAACAACCTGCTGCTGGTTGTCGGTGCTACCAACCCTGAAGAACTCAAGCGTATTCGCGCTATTACCGGTGATATGACATTTCTGGTTCCGGGTCTGGGCGCCCAGGGTGGAGACGTAGAAGCCACCGTTAAAAATGGTCTCAACAGTCAGGGTGAAGGCATCATTGTAAACTCTTCCCGTGGCATCATTTACGCTGGCAGTGATGAAAACTTTGCCGAAGCAGCCAGAGCTGCTGCCATTGAACTCAGAGATCAGGTGAATCAGTACCGTTAA
- a CDS encoding CNNM domain-containing protein has product MVTLVAYVVIAIAVSFICSVFEAVLLSISPAYVLSLEQKKSKWAHMVRELHDHIDRSLAAILTLNTIAHTVGAAVAGAQAAKVFGDASLGIFSAVLTLLILVLSEIIPKTIGASWWQSLVPTMAVGVRLMVRLLLPIIWITELLTRKLAPKDKSNPYLRDEIHAMADLGLQHGALQGAESELMKNMPKFRDLQIAEIMTPRSVLFSLPESTTSDEYMSKFTDSCFSRIPVYGEDPDEINGFVMRNDILLSQLRTGGNTTLASLKRPIIAVLEKEPLPKLMATFLEKRTHIAMVVTEYGDIRGIVTLEDMIETLLGREIVDESDEVVDMQQAAKTKWAVRLTKTDS; this is encoded by the coding sequence GTGGTTACGCTTGTTGCGTATGTTGTCATCGCTATTGCGGTGTCCTTTATCTGTTCGGTATTTGAAGCCGTACTGCTCAGCATCTCACCGGCCTACGTGCTCAGTCTTGAGCAGAAAAAAAGTAAGTGGGCTCATATGGTCCGCGAGTTGCACGACCATATTGACCGCTCCCTGGCGGCTATTCTGACCCTGAATACCATCGCCCACACCGTTGGTGCTGCCGTTGCCGGTGCCCAGGCGGCAAAAGTCTTTGGCGACGCCTCGCTTGGAATCTTTTCTGCAGTGCTGACGCTGCTGATTCTGGTGCTGTCAGAGATCATTCCCAAGACCATTGGTGCCAGCTGGTGGCAAAGCCTGGTGCCGACGATGGCAGTTGGTGTGCGCCTCATGGTAAGGCTGCTGCTTCCCATTATCTGGATTACCGAACTGCTGACCAGGAAGCTGGCTCCGAAAGACAAAAGCAACCCCTACCTGCGGGATGAAATCCACGCCATGGCGGATCTCGGTCTGCAGCACGGTGCCCTGCAGGGTGCTGAGTCTGAGCTGATGAAAAACATGCCCAAGTTCCGTGATCTGCAGATTGCCGAAATCATGACGCCGCGTTCAGTGCTGTTCTCGCTGCCAGAATCCACTACCAGTGATGAGTATATGAGCAAGTTTACCGACTCCTGCTTCTCGCGCATTCCGGTATATGGTGAAGACCCTGATGAAATCAATGGTTTCGTCATGCGCAATGACATTCTTTTGTCACAGCTGCGCACAGGAGGGAATACGACGCTGGCCAGCCTGAAACGTCCAATCATCGCGGTACTGGAAAAAGAGCCGTTACCAAAACTGATGGCTACTTTCCTGGAAAAACGCACCCATATCGCCATGGTGGTCACCGAGTACGGCGATATTCGCGGTATTGTCACCCTGGAGGATATGATTGAAACCCTGCTTGGCCGCGAAATTGTTGATGAAAGCGATGAGGTGGTCGATATGCAGCAGGCCGCCAAAACCAAGTGGGCCGTTCGCCTGACAAAAACGGACTCGTGA
- a CDS encoding MFS transporter: MVRFVAPLSGMFIFALASGYLTTLIPLRINATDGNDFLAGLMGTAYYLGLLAGSFRSESIVCRVGHIRSFACFMALLCATVLSLALSENTISWLVLRFLNGMAVAGIFVVVESWLLCESESSNRGKVLSFYMVSLYGANAIGQLFVGFLDSSSLTPFILIGILLSLSIFPPAMTRIPTPEIEVASSLGFRKLFELTPSGVLGCFAGGLVLGGLYSMLPIYLADASNSDNHTVAIFLAITMTGGMALQFPVGYLSDIIDRRKMLILVTLAGCVVCLFLILSSRESWLYYPLLFLFGGAAFTLYPMAISHGCDHMHPDDIVAGTQGLLLAYSFGACIGPILASLFMGHISEGLMLYFITVMGATSIFFYIRMAYRPAIYTREEQNFIPVPGTTPIVTQIDPRSDAEELLETEDTAKPAS, from the coding sequence ATGGTACGTTTTGTTGCGCCACTCTCAGGTATGTTTATCTTCGCCTTGGCCAGCGGATATCTGACGACGCTGATTCCTCTGAGAATCAATGCGACAGATGGCAATGACTTTCTGGCCGGTCTGATGGGTACCGCCTATTACCTGGGATTACTGGCAGGATCGTTTCGCTCAGAAAGTATTGTTTGCCGGGTAGGCCATATTCGCTCGTTCGCCTGCTTTATGGCTTTGCTCTGTGCCACTGTATTAAGTCTTGCACTGTCGGAGAATACCATCAGCTGGCTGGTACTCCGTTTCCTTAACGGCATGGCGGTGGCCGGTATATTTGTTGTGGTTGAATCATGGCTGCTCTGTGAAAGTGAAAGCTCAAATCGGGGCAAAGTGCTGTCTTTCTACATGGTGTCACTCTATGGCGCCAACGCTATCGGGCAGCTGTTTGTAGGCTTCCTTGATAGCAGTAGCCTGACACCTTTTATCTTGATCGGTATTCTGCTGTCATTGTCGATCTTCCCACCGGCAATGACCCGAATCCCGACACCAGAGATAGAAGTGGCTTCCTCACTCGGATTCAGAAAGCTTTTTGAACTGACACCTTCCGGGGTGCTCGGCTGTTTTGCCGGTGGTCTGGTATTGGGTGGTTTGTATTCAATGCTGCCAATTTACCTGGCCGACGCCAGCAACAGTGATAATCACACAGTGGCGATCTTTCTGGCTATCACCATGACTGGCGGAATGGCACTGCAGTTTCCGGTGGGTTACCTCTCCGATATTATCGATCGGCGTAAAATGTTAATTCTGGTTACCCTGGCAGGTTGTGTCGTTTGCCTTTTCCTGATCCTCAGTTCCCGCGAGAGCTGGCTGTATTACCCATTATTATTTTTGTTTGGCGGAGCTGCCTTCACTCTCTATCCAATGGCCATCAGCCACGGTTGTGATCATATGCACCCGGATGATATCGTTGCAGGAACCCAGGGACTTCTTCTCGCTTACAGCTTTGGCGCCTGTATCGGCCCGATCCTGGCATCGCTGTTTATGGGCCATATTTCAGAAGGCCTGATGCTGTATTTCATCACGGTGATGGGAGCTACCAGTATCTTCTTCTATATTCGAATGGCGTACCGTCCTGCGATCTATACCAGAGAAGAGCAGAACTTTATTCCAGTACCCGGCACAACACCCATTGTCACGCAGATTGACCCTCGTTCCGATGCTGAGGAGTTATTGGAAACCGAAGATACAGCTAAACCAGCAAGCTAA
- a CDS encoding IS607 family transposase, which translates to MDKRLVKIGEAARLLGTDPVTLRKWESTGELLPARKTKGGTRYYDVSELMGLSNEAAPTLCYCRVSSHDQKPDLDRQQELLEAYCSAKGWRTQVIHDLGSGMNYRKKGLNQLLELIMKRQIKRLVISHKDRLLRFGSELVFSLCELQGIEIVIVHKGDQPSFEEELANDVLEIITVFSARLYGSRSRKHKKMLETLQDVVSSQD; encoded by the coding sequence ATGGATAAGAGATTAGTGAAGATAGGTGAGGCAGCTCGTTTACTTGGTACAGACCCAGTAACACTACGTAAATGGGAAAGTACAGGTGAGCTGCTTCCTGCCAGAAAGACCAAAGGCGGAACTCGTTACTACGACGTGTCTGAATTGATGGGCTTAAGTAACGAAGCTGCGCCTACGCTTTGCTATTGCAGAGTCTCCAGTCACGACCAAAAGCCAGACTTAGACAGGCAGCAAGAGTTACTGGAAGCCTACTGTTCTGCAAAAGGTTGGCGAACTCAGGTTATACATGATCTTGGCTCTGGCATGAACTACCGGAAAAAAGGACTCAATCAGCTGCTTGAGTTGATAATGAAACGCCAGATTAAACGACTGGTGATTTCACATAAAGACAGGCTGCTAAGGTTCGGTTCTGAATTGGTTTTCTCCCTATGTGAATTGCAGGGAATAGAAATAGTCATTGTACATAAAGGCGATCAGCCTTCGTTTGAGGAAGAGCTAGCCAATGATGTATTGGAAATAATCACTGTATTCAGCGCAAGACTGTACGGCAGCCGAAGCAGGAAACATAAAAAGATGCTTGAGACTTTGCAAGATGTTGTTAGCTCACAAGATTGA